From the genome of Metarhizium brunneum chromosome 4, complete sequence, one region includes:
- the sepH gene encoding Cytokinesis protein sepH, protein MPPERQYHANNGNGRHAGHAAIVATRERSGVPGTPSRKERQRESSAVQDPGLKDYTLGECIGKGAFGSVYKAFNWSTGEAVAVKQIKLVDLPKSELRMIESEIDLLKNLLHDNIVKYIGFVKATDCLNIILEYCENGSLHSILKAYGKFPENLVGVYMTQVLLGLQYLHDQGVIHRDIKGANILTTKDGTVKLADFGVSTSTLAGGQDKEAQVVGTPYWMAPEIIQLSGASSASDIWSVGCTVIELLQGKPPYHNLAAMPALFAIVNDDHPPLPEGISPAARDFLMQCFQKDPNLRVSARKLLRHAWIVGCRRAEAPVSKAPDNFNQAVEEVKQWNKALNSSEPALRSSTGSDTTGISSRFIGGTPGKGSMGLAKPRLGVEAFKTAEQADSDNWDDDFVTAISPSALHLPHLKPQDNFGGLLSSDKLKAFASTNDLRIDTDNYDDDFEGELLTIKGPAHQRDEVQEQTLRPIHKTAVPSTNAKSHQRTKSLGKAIAQVPGSSVPRSPSKGHFGNKFELPPRPDVVFREQSVEDFSDLFVDNDEAFNYRVNRAVRRGSRATDAPQLFHPSDLTTLPRSMQAPDGSIRKRPPSRPSVLPDRPMRRTRSSIEIQKFAEDDDEDFSDVFGASDSIADKEESERGSEDGGLMLLSKMSSNSWLGDDEEEYDPFASMDPGWDEMDLEANIARDRHARLAEKVEDLVSSLKTTEANDTLSEVSEDLLGLLWENKEVKNLIISAHGLLPILEILEPCTVKSRQYMILQLLKVVNAIILDDVEIQENLCFVGGIPIITKFAARQYSDEIRLEAAAFVRQMYQTSTLTLQMFVSAGGLNVLVEFLDEDYDGARDLVLIGVNGIWNVFELQGPTPKNDFCRIFSRSKILYPLALVLHRVLDEEDEDELGELIEGRIVNIFYLFSQAENYVKEVVADRQVLKSVLKDLRRMTPIHQVTMLKFIKNLSMLSTTIETLHSADAIEFLIDLLSYSMKKGQKHFREISNQVLNTLFNLCRLSKERQEDAAVGGIIPLLLRIMQTDRPPKEFALPILCDMAHSGSKGRRYLWQNKGLDFYVSLLTDQYWQVTALDAILVWFQEETANVENHLIDGNFTRAIVSCFSTNKLNAFDSNLLEPLHKLLRLSPSTASSLAKPEMFAGITQRLGHKKPVVRLNLLRLVRIIMDACEPGLGGGDGSRTLNSRQVRSLMDSIQTLAETDSAVLVRNLAAELVKSHIDSSSGMLLLRHDSGVTSASSQVNPASSSRRGPRRNTSYTPPSLQSSISMPQTPTHRSRTSLASNAGAFIEVAASPRRTAAASALERDAIYYRPRSRDSTAGFVPTSIPRRVSGDSTSSMSSSATTGSAGPSSKSRLPRTSLASRPSGAPFSVLRGDPAPPMVVRSDSSASNKENSASGNGYSMASISRPGSSRDGTAATAVASGPKRRQRAPSELKWSNSDAK, encoded by the exons ATGCCGCCCGAGCGGCAGTACCACgccaacaatggcaatggccgccatgCTGGTCACGCTGCCATTGTGGCCACCAGAGAAAGATCCGGCGTGCCTGGCACCCCATCCCGAAAGGAACGGCAGCGAGAGAGTTCGGCAGTACAGGATCCCGGACTGAAAGACTAT ACGTTAGGTGAATGTATTGGTAAAGGCGCGTTTGGCTCCGTTTACAAGGCCTTCAACTGGAGTACTGGCGAAGCTGTTGCCGTCAAGCAGATTAAGCTCGTGGATTTGCCAAAGAGCGAGTTGCGGATGATTGAG AGCGAAATCGACTTGCTCAAGAATCTTCTT CATGACAATATTGTTAAATATATCGGCTTCGTAAAGGCAACCGATTGCCTCAACATCATATTAGA ATACTGCGAAAATGGCTCATTACACTCGATACTCAAAGCCTATGGCAAATTTCCCGAAAATCTTGTCGGCGTCTACATGACCCAGGTTCTTCTAGGTCTTCAATACCTCCACGATCAGGGTGTCATCCATCGAGATATCAAAGGTGCCAACATTCTCACCACCAAGGATGGCACCGTCAAATTGGCGGATTTTGGCGTTTCTACCAGCACACTAGCAGGAGGCCAGGATAAGGAGGCTCAGGTTGTTGGCACGCCATACTGGATGGCGCCAGAAATTATTCAACTCTCTGGCGCCAGTTCCGCCTCTGACATTTGGAGCGTTGGATGTACCGTCATCGAGCTGTTGCAGGGGAAACCACCCTATCACAATCTGGCAGCCATGCCAGCGCTCTTCGCAATCGTCAACGACGACCATCCTCCCCTGCCCGAGGGCATCTCTCCT GCTGCGAGAGATTTTCTCATGCAATGTTTCCAAAAAGACCCAAACCTGCGTGTGTCAGCTCGCAAGCTGCTGAGGCATGCATGGATTGTTGGCTGCCGCCGTGCTGAAGCACCAGTATCCAAAGCGCCAGACAACTTCAACCAGGCTGTCGAAGAAGTAAAGCAGTGGAACAAGGCCCTGAATTCCTCCGAACCTGCACTCCGGTCGTCTACAGGGTCCGATACCACTGGGATATCGTCCCGGTTCATCGGTGGGACCCCTGGCAAAGGCTCAATGGGACTTGCTAAACCCAGGCTTGGGGTTGAGGCTTTTAAAACTGCGGAGCAGGCAG ATAGCGATAATTGGGATGATGATTTCGTCACTGCCATCTCACCAAGCGCATTGCATCTTCCTCACCTGAAACCACAAGACAATTTTGGGGGTCTACTGTCAAGCGACAAGCTCAAAGCATTTGCATCTACAAATGACTTGAGAATAGATACTGACAACTACGACGATGATTTTGAGGGCGAGTTGCTAACTATCAAAGGCCCCGCCCACCAACGTGACGAAGTTCAGGAACAGACTCTCCGACCAATACATAAGACGGCAGTCCCGAGTACAAATGCCAAGTCCCACCAACGCACCAAGTCTCTGGGAAAGGCAATTGCACAAGTGCCTGGGTCCTCTGTGCCCAGGTCCCCATCAAAGGGCCACTTTGGCAACAAATTTGAGCTGCCTCCTCGCCCAGACGTGGTATTTCGAGAACAGAGTGTGGAGGATTTCTCTGACTTGTTTGTGGATAATGATGAAGCCTTTAATTACAGAGTCAACAGAGCAGTCAGAAGG GGATCTCGCGCCACCGATGCACCGCAACTCTTCCATCCATCGGACTTGACGACCCTTCCCCGTTCCATGCAGGCTCCCGACGGTAGTATCAGGAAGAGGCCGCCTTCCCGGCCGTCTGTACTCCCTGACCGGCCCATGCGTCGCACTCGCTCATCTATAGAGATACAAAAATtcgccgaggacgatgacgaggactttTCGGATGTGTTTGGCGCCAGTGACTCCATAGCTGACAAGGAGGAAAGCGAGCGTGGCTCTGAGGATGGTGGTCTGATGCTATTGTCAAAGATGTCGAGCAACTCCTGGCTtggagacgacgaagaagaatATGACCCATTTGCTTCCATGGACCCTGGTTGGGATGAGATGGACCTCGAAGCAAACATTGCAAGAGACAGGCACGCTCGTCTGGCAGAAAAGGTTGAAGACCTTGTCAGTTCACTCAAGACGACCGAGGCCAACGATACCCTATCCGAGGTGTCCGAAGACTTG CTGGGCTTATTATGGGAAAACAAGGAAGTGAAGAACTTGATCATCAGCGCGCACGGATTACTACCGATTCTGGAGATTCTCGAGCCGTGCACCGTCAAGAGCAGGCAGTACATGATACTGCAGCTACTCAAAGTCGTCAATGCG ATTATTCTCGACGACGTAGAAATTCAAGAAAACCTTTGCTTCGTAGGTGGTATACCCATCATTACGAAATTTGCAGCTCGCCAATATTCCGACGAAATTAGACTTGAAGCAGCTGCTTTCGTGCGACAAATGTACCAAACCAGTACCCTGACCCTTCAAATGTTTGTGTCCGCCGGTGGTTTGAATGTGTTGGTCGAATTTTTGGACGAGGACTATGACGGCGCCAGAGACTTGGTGCTCATCGGGGTAAACGGCATCTGGAATGTCTTCGAACTACAGGGCCCGACCCCAAAGAACGACTTCTGCAGAATCTTCTCTAGAAGCAAGATTTTATATCCCCTGGCATTGGTGCTGCACCGAGTTctggatgaggaagatgaagacgagttGGGCGAGCTCATAGAGGGGCGGATTGTCAACATCTTTTACCTCTTCAGCCAGGCAGAAAATTACGTCAAGGAGGTAGTGGCTGACCGGCAAGTCCTCAAGAGTGTGCTGAAGGATCTACGGCGCATGACGCCCATCCACCAGGTAACGATGCTCAAGTTCATCAAGAACCTGTCTATGCTATCAACAACGATTGAAACCCTTCACTCAGCAGACGCTATAGAATTTCTCATCGACCTGCTTAGCTACAGCATGAAGAAGGGCCAGAAACATTTCCGGGAAATATCTAACCAAGTACTTAATACGTTGTTCAACCTCTGCCGGCTCAGCAAGGAACGTCAAGAAGACGCGGCCGTGGGAGGCATCATCCCCTTGCTTCTGCGAATCATGCAGACCGACCGCCCACCCAAGGAGTTTGCTCTGCCCATCCTGTGTGACATGGCGCACTCTGGGTCCAAGGGGCGGCGCTATCTGTGGCAGAACAAGGGTCTTGACTTTTATGTATCACTATTGACCGATCAGTACTGGCAGGTCACAGCTTTGGATGCAATTTTAGTATGGTTCCAGGAGGAGACAGCCAATGTAGAGAATCATCTCATTGACGGCAACTTTACGCGAGCAATCGTCAGCTGCTTCAGCACGAACAAACTAAACGCCTTTGATTCAAACTTGCTCGAGCCACTTCACAAGCTGCTGCGTCTCAGTCCGTCAACAGCGTCTTCGCTGGCCAAACCAGAAATGTTTGCTGGCATTACCCAACGGCTGGGACACAAGAAACCTGTCGTGCGACTGAATCTGCTGAGACTTGTCCGTATCATCATGGACGCCTGTGAGCCCGGCCTGGGCGGTGGCGATGGATCTCGCACTCTCAATAGCAGACAAGTTCGGTCACTCATGGACTCAATCCAGACACTAGCTGAGACTGACTccgccgtccttgtccgTAACCTAGCAGCAGAGCTCGTCAAGTCTCACATCGACAGCAGCTCGGGAATGCTCCTCTTGCGCCATGACAGCGGCGTAACATCCGCATCATCGCAGGTCAACCCCGCATCGTCATCGAGAAGAGGCCCCCGCCGAAACACCAGCTACACTCCTCCCAGTCTCCAATCATCCATATCAATGCCGCAAACGCCCACACACCGCAGCAGAACCAGTCTAGCAAGCAACGCAGGCGCCTTCATCGAAGTCGCCGCCAGCCCTCGCCGCACGGCAGCCGCCTCGGCGCTCGAACGCGACGCCATCTACTACCGCCCCCGTAGCCGTGACAGCACAGCCGGCTTCGTACCAACCAGCATCCCCCGCCGGGTCAGCGGCGACTCGACGTCGTCCATGAGCAGCTCCGCGACCACTGGGTCAGCCGGGCCCTCCTCTAAGAGCCGCCTCCCGCGCACTTCGCTCGCCAGCCGCCCCTCGGGTGCTCCATTCTCCGTTCTTAGAGGGGATCCCGCTCCGCCCATGGTTGTCCGCAGCGATAGCAGCGCCAGCAACAAGGAGAACAGCGCATCTGGCAACGGCTACTCCATGGCGAGTATATCGCGTCCAGGCTCGTCGCGCGACGGAACGGCTGCAACTGCCGTGGCAAGTGGACCCAAACGACGGCAGAGGGCGCCAAGTGAATTGAAGTGGTCTAACAGTGACGCAAAATGA
- the res2 gene encoding Cell division cycle-related protein res2/pct1: MVKAGVAAVSAGPGIYSATYSGIPVYEFQFGADLKEHVMRRRHDDWINATHILKAAGFDKPARTRILERDVQKDVHEKIQGGYGKYQGTWIPLDSGEALAQRHSIYDRLRLIFEFVPGNESPPPAPRHATKPKASKAKPAQPPPPPKWGAGAVMARHEEFDNGDTLMGEDDTPDNLTVASASYMADDDHFDMSHMPTSHRKRKREEHMQDLTEQQHAVYGDELLDYFLLSRNEQPAVKPDPPPNFQPDWLIDAENHTALHWASAMGDVDVIKQLKRFNSNIAVKNIRGETPFMRSVNFTNCYEKQSFPAVLKELFETVDSRDNSGCTVIHHAAVMKNGRVFSPSCSRYYLDLILNRLQENVDPSTFQQMLDVQDNEGNTALHLAAQRNARKCIRALLGRNASTDIANNEGIRAEDLIMELNAAKKERGPQRSSSPFAPDSQRHASFRDAFADNKKKPPTSFQSAAATTVQSRIAPLLMEKFQDLAKSYDDEWHEKDVAEAEARRILANTQADLHATHQQIAELEAQLETDDEATKIMGEANRCKHQVLSLITHQSRLHIHQAVESDMNRVNGDNGENDSYDERLALARQLNSLIGELRQAENDYVDALSMVGTGDKIEKYRKLLKRCLDQKDGEMLDSNLDNLIEMMEEERDVNDVDGAMVSAGDPMDFGVSGV; this comes from the exons ATGGTCAAAGCCGGCGTTGCTGCGGTCAGTGCCGGTCCGGGCATCTACAGTGCTACCTACAGTGGT ATTCCCGTCTATGAATTCCAATTCGGAGCCGACTTGAAGGAACATGTGATGCGACGAAGACATGATGACTGGATCAATGCGACACACATCCTAAAGGCTGCCGGCTTCGATAAACCAGCACGAACCAGAATCTTGGAACGAGACGTACAAAAGGACGTCCATGAAAAGATTCAAGGTGGATACGGCAAATATCAAG GGACCTGGATCCCCCTCGATTCTGGCGAGGCCCTCGCCCAACGTCACAGCATTTACGACCGACTACGACTCATCTTTGAATTTGTCCCTGGAAACGAGAGTCCCCCGCCAGCACCCAGACATGCAACCAAACCGAAGGCATCCAAAGCCAAGCCGGCGCAGCCTCCACCGCCTCCGAAATGGGGTGCGG GCGCTGTCATGGCACGTCATGAAGAGTTTGACAATGGAGACACTCTGATGGGGGAGGACGATACACCAGACAACTTGACTGTAGCATCAGCATCCTAcatggcagacgacgatCATTTCGACATGTCCCACATGCCAACGAGTCACAGAAAACGAAAGAGGGAAGAGCACATGCAAGACCTCACGGAACAGCAACATGCGGTGTACGGGGACGAGCTCCTGGACTATTTTTTGCTCTCTAGGAACGAGCAGCCTGCTGTCAAACCAGACCCGCCGCCGAACTTCCAACCAGACTGGCTCATCGACGCTGAAAACCACACTGCTCTGCACTGGGCATCTGCCATGGGTGATGTCGACGTCATCAAGCAGCTGAAGCGTTTCAATTCAAATATCGCAGTAAAGAACATACGCGGGGAAACTCCATTTATGCGGTCTGTCAACTTTACAAACTGTTACGAAAAACAATCATTTCCTGCGGTGCTAAAGGAGCTATTCGAAACGGTAGACTCCAGAGACAACTCCGGCTGCACAGTGATTCATCACGCTGCCGTGATGAAGAATGGCAGAGTCTTTAGCCCGTCTTGTTCACGGTACTACTTGGATCTCATTCTGAACCGGCTGCAGGAAAACGTGGATCCCTCCACCTTCCAACAAATGCTGGACGTACAGGACAATGAAGGCAACACGGCACTGCATCTCGCTGCCCAGAGAAACGCTCGCAAATGTATCCGCGCACTCCTCGGCCGCAATGCATCGACAGATATTGCCAACAACGAGGGAATCCGAGCAGAAGACTTGATTATGGAGCtcaatgctgccaagaaggagcGTGGGCCGCAAAGGTCGTCCTCGCCATTTGCACCCGACTCGCAGAGGCACGCCTCATTCCGAGACGCCTTTGCcgacaacaagaagaagccaccGACATCTTTCCAGTCGGCAGCCGCAACAACAGTGCAGTCACGGATTGCGCCGCTGCTCATGGAAAAGTTTCAAGACCTGGCCAAGAGCTATGATGACGAATGGCACGAGAAGGACGTGGCGGAAGCCGAGGCGCGGCGCATTCTGGCAAACACGCAGGCGGACCTGCACGCGACGCACCAGCAAATTGCCGAGCTGGAGGCGCAACTCGAGACGGATGATGAGGCTACCAAGATTATGGGCGAGGCAAACAGATGCAAACATCAAGTATTATCTCTGATTACGCACCAGAGCAGACTCCATATACATCAAGCGGTGGAAAGCGACATGAACAGAGTCAATGGCGATAACGGCGAAAACGACTCGTACGACGAGAGGCTGGCTCTCGCTCGTCAACTCAATTCACTAATCGGCGAGCTACGACAGGCAGAAAACGACTATGTGGACGCTCTGAGCATGGTGGGGACGGGGGACAAGATTGAAAAGTATAGAAAGCTGCTCAAGAGATGCCTGGATCAGAAGGACGGCGAGATGCTAGATTCAAACCTCGACAATCTCATCGAAATGATGGAGGAAGAAAGAGACGTGAATGACGTGGATGGCGCGATGGTATCGGCAGGCGACCCCATGGACTTTGGTGTCAGCGGCGTATAG
- the ro-4 gene encoding Actin-like protein, producing the protein MTEILHNAPIVLDNGSGTIRAGFAGDDLPKCFFPSWVGRPKHLRVLAGALEGDVFIGQKAASELRGLLKIHYPLEHGIVTDWDDMERIWEYVYGEGLKTLSEEHPVLLTEPPLNPRSNRDTAAQILFETFNVPALHTSIQAVLSLYASGRTTGIVLDSGDGVSHAVPVYEGFAMPSSIRRIDVAGRDVTEHLQTLLRKSGYVFHTSAEKEVVRLIKESVSYVAHDPRKEERDWIGVKPNESKFAEYVLPDGHKLKIGQERFRAPEILFDPELIGLEYPGVHQIVVDAINRTDLDLRKSLYGNIVLSGGSTLTKGFGDRLLTELQRLAVKDMRIKIFAPPERKYSTWIGGSILAGLSTFRKMWVSVDDWHENPDIIHTKFT; encoded by the exons ATGACGGAGATACTACACAATGCCCCCATTGTCTTGGACAATGGTTCGGGAACCATCCGCGCGGGTTTCGCCGGCGACGATTTGCCCAAATGCTTCTTCCCGTCGTGGGTGGGCAGGCCAAAGCACCTCAGGGTTCTTGCTGGCGCTCTGGAAGGCGATGTTTTTATCGGCCAAAAGGCCGCCAGTGAGCTGAGAGGCCTGCTCAAGATCCACTATCCTCTGGAACACGGCATTGTCACAGACTGGGATGATATGGAGCGGATATGGGAGTACGTGTATGGCGAGGGACTGAAGACGTTGAGTGAAGAG CATCCCGTCCTGTTGACGGAACCTCCTCTAAACCCCCGAAGCAACCGTGATACCGCCGCACAGATTCTGTTCGAAACATTCAACGTCCCCGCACTGCACACATCCATCCAGGCTGTTTTGTCATTATATGCCAGCGGTCGAACGACTGGTATTGTGCTGGATTCTGGCGACGGTGTATCGCACGCGGTGCCCGTGTACGAGGGGTTTGCCATGCCCAGCAGCATCCGACGAATTGACGTGGCAGGACGCGATGTCACAGAGCACCTGCAAACACTGTTACGGAAGAGCGGCTATGTCTTCCATACGAGTGCCGAGAAGGAGGTGGTGAGGCTGATTAAGGAGAGCGTGTCATATGTGGCGCACGACCCGAGGAAAGAGGAGAGGGATTGGATTGGGGTGAAGCCGAACGAGAGCAAGTTTGCCGAGTATGTCTTGCCCGATGGGCACAAGCTCAAG ATTGGTCAAGAACGATTCAGAGCGCCGGAAATCCTGTTTGACCCGGAACTCATCGGCCTCGAGTACCCTGGCGTCCACCAGATTGTGGTGGACGCCATCAACAGGACAGACCTCGACCTGCGCAAGTCGCTGTACGGCAACATTGTGCTGTCGGGCGGAAGCACATTGACCAAGGGTTTCGGCGACCGGCTGCTAACGGAGCTGCAGAGGCTGGCAGTCAAGGACATGAGGATAAAGATTTTTGCGCCGCCAGAGCGGAAATACTCGACATGGATCGGGGGAAGCATTCTCGCTGGACTGAGCACATTCCGCAAG ATGTGGGTGAGCGTTGACGACTGGCACGAGAACCCGGATATTATCCACACCAAGTTTACTTGA
- the DCW1_6 gene encoding Mannan endo-1,6-alpha-mannosidase DCW1 yields the protein MKPSISPRPTGVMLLAAAAFAQAQTSPFSIDSTAAIKQSSSTLAWDMLQYYKGNLTGQTPGILPGPPPAGDYYWWEGGAMWGTLIDYWYWTGDSTYNNEIMQSMLFQVGENKDYMPRNVTASLGNDDQGFWGMAAMTAAENGFPDPPSDKPQWLELAQAVFNTQASPDRHDSTCGGGLRWQIPFANNGYDYKNSIANGCFFNMGARLARYTRNTTYSDWADRTWDWMWNIGFIDNKNYAIYDGAKVTNGCKDINRAEFSYNNAVFAEGVAFMYNYTNGNATWKARLDGLIKHGMEAFLPKGIAVEISCENAGTCTTDMLTFKGFLHRWYSTITQLAPYTAETIRPVLKTSAEAAVKQCTGGALGRQCGFKWASGVYDGKTGAGQEMAALSAAMSLLIPQAKAPVTEKDGGTSKGNPNAGGSGDDAQKKSKPITTADKAGAGILTILVLGSACGIFGWMSVGV from the exons ATGAAGCCGTCCATCTCGCCGCGTCCTACGGGCGTTATGCTCCTGGCCGCTGCGGCCTTTGCTCAGGCACAGACATCACCTTTCTCTATTGACAGCACTG CTGCCATCAAGCAAAGTTCTTCCACTCTTGCATGGGATATGTTGCAATACTATAAAGGCAATTTAACTGGCCAGACGCCCGGTATTTTACCTGGTCCTCCGCCCGCTGGTGACTACTACTGGTGGGAAGGTGGTGCCATGTGGGGGACATTAATCGATTATTGGTACTGGACGGGCGATTCAACTTATAATAACGAGATCATGCAGTCAATGCTGTTTCAAGTCGGCGAAAATAAGGATTACATGCCTCGAAACGTCACGGCATCCTTGGGTAACGACGACCAAGGCTTCTGGGGCATGGCCGCCATGACTGCCGCCGAAAATGGCTTCCCCGATCCTCCATCTGATAAGCCCCAGTGGCTAGAGCTTGCGCAGGCCGTCTTCAACACCCAAGCCAGTCCTGATCGCCACGACTCGACCTGCGGTGGTGGCTTGCGGTGGCAGATTCCCTTTGCCAACAACGGATATGACTACAAGAATAGCATCGCCAATGGTtgcttcttcaacatgggTGCCCGTCTGGCTCGCTATACCCGCAACACAACCTACTCGGACTGGGCCGACAGGACATGGGATTGGATGTGGAATATTGGGTTCATCGACAATAAAAACTACGCCATCTACGACGGCGCCAAGGTGACTAATGGCTGCAAAGATATTAACAGGGCTGAGTTTTCTTACAATAATGCCGTGTTTGCAGAAGGTGTTGCCTTTATGTACAACTAT ACAAACGGAAACGCGACGTGGAAGGCAAGACTGGACGGACTCATCAAACACGGAATGGAGGCTTTTCTTCCCAAGGGAATCGCAGTTGAGATATCGTGCGAAAATGCAGGAACTTGCACCACGGATATGCTTACATTTAAAGGCTTCCTCCATCGTTGGTACTCGACCATTACACAACTCGCGCCCTACACTGCCGAGACAATCCGTCCAGTCTTGAAGACATcggccgaggctgccgtcAAGCAATGCACGGGTGGGGCTCTGGGACGACAGTGCGGCTTCAAGTGGGCTAGCGGTGTCTACGACGGCAAGACTGGCGCTGGTCAGGAGATGGCAGCCCTCTCCGCTGCCATGTCCCTTCTCATTCCTCAGGCCAAGGCTCCCGTGACGGAGAAGGATGGGGGAACGTCCAAGGGCAACCCCAACGCTGGTGGTagtggtgatgatgcccagaagaagagcaagccCATTACGACTGCCGACAAGGCCGGCGCTGGTATCCTGACCATCCTGGTGTTGGGGTCTGCGTGCGGTATCTTTGGGTGGATGAGCGTGGGTGTTTGA
- the erv41 gene encoding ER-derived vesicles protein 41 → MNHYEKQGLNEDNFGAKGSIVSAFDAFPKSKPEYVTRTEGGGKWTVAMAVVSVFLLWAEIARWWRGAESHTFAVEKGISHSMQINLDTVILMKCGDLHINVQDAAGDRILAGSKLNMDETSWSQWVNQKGVHKLGRDSEGRVITGAGWQNLDDEGFGEEHVHDIVALGQRRAKWAKTPRVKGPPDSCRVYGSLDLNKVQGDFHITARGHGYRGQGSHLDHEQFNFSHIISELSFGSYYPSLVNPLDRTLNIAENHFHKFQYYVSVVPTRYSVGSSSIFTNQYAVTEQSKGVSEYNVPGVFVKYDIEPILLSVNEKRDGILMFVVKLINVLSGVLVAGHWGFTLSEWFREVIGKRRRSSGGDGVLGSKHGYDA, encoded by the exons ATGAATCACTACGAGAAGCAGGGCCTCAATGAGGACAACTTTGGCGCAAAAGGCAGCATTGTGAGCGCATTCGACGCCTTTC CCAAGTCAAAACCCGAATATGTCACCCGTACCGAAGGTGGCGGCAAATGGactgtggccatggcagtcGTGTCCGTCTTCCTGCTTTGGGCCGAGATCGCACGATGGTGGCGCGGCGCCGAGTCCCATACATTCGCTGTTGAAAAGGGAATTTCACACTCGATGCAAATCAATCTCGATACCGTCATCCTTATGAAGTGCGGCGATTTACACATCAACGTCCAGGATGCTGCTGGCGACCGCATCCTGGCCGGCTCCAAGCTGAACATGGACGAGACGAGCTGGTCACAGTGGGTGAACCAAAAGGGTGTGCATAAGCTGGGGAGAGACAGCGAGGGCCGTGTCATAACCGGCGCAGGGTGGCAGAACCTGGACGACGAAGGCTTTGGGGAGGAACACGTTCACGACATCGTGGCTCTCGGCCAGAGGAGGGCCAAATGGGCCAAGACGCCTCGAGTCAAAGGTCCCCCTGATAGCTGCCGAGTCTATGGAAGCTTGGATTTGAACAAGGTGCAGGGTGATTTTCACATAACGGCTAGAGGCCATGGGTACCGTGGCCAGGGTAGCCATTTGGACCACGAAC AATTCAACTTTTCACACATCATCTCCGAATTGTCCTTTGGCTCATACTACCCATCCCTGGTGAACCCTCTTGATCGCACCTTGAACATTGCCGAGAACCACTTCCACAAATTCCAGTACTACGTCTCCGTGGTGCCAACCCGCTACAGCGTCGGCTCCAGTTCCATCTTTACCAACCAGTATGCCGTTACCGAGCAGAGCAAGGGCGTGTCTGAATACAACGTTCCCGGCGTCTTTGTCAAGTACGACATTGAGCCCATCCTGCTATCCGTAAACGAGAAGCGCGACGGCATCTTGATGTTTGTCGTCAAGCTCATCAATGTGCTTTCGGGCGTGTTGGTCGCTGGGCACTGGGGCTTTACGCTGAGCGAGTGGTTCCGTGAGGTGATTGGcaagaggaggagaagcagtggcggcgacgg